A genomic window from Onychostoma macrolepis isolate SWU-2019 chromosome 22, ASM1243209v1, whole genome shotgun sequence includes:
- the LOC131529703 gene encoding natural killer cell receptor 2B4-like: MFLFCFCCWHLLGVFGESVSVMEGDSVTLNSNVTEIHENNDVLWTFGTIKSLIARIRKTNHISSMYAHIDERFGDRLKLDSQTGSLTITNITTQHAGLYKVEISGARSSSKTFIVSVYALLPVPVISSNSSSSCSSSSYCSLLCSVVNVGHVTLSWYKGNSLLSSISVSDLSISLSLPLEVEYQDKNTYSCVLNNPISNQTRHLNITQLCHACEDQSLPLLYKVLISAAGSLLVVAAVVMCCICKKLRKIDREVQTCEEMITYAEPMFIKRKAQMKIKEETHVEYASVAIRV; this comes from the exons atgtttttgttctgtttttgctgCTGGCACCTGCTCG gtgtgtttggtgagtcagtgtcagtgatggagggagattctgtcactttAAACTCTAATGTTACTGAAATACATGAAAACAATGACGTACTGTGGACTTTTGGTACTATAAAATCTCTCATAGCTAGAATAAGAAAAACCAATCACATCTCCTCCATGTATGCTCATATTGATGAGAGATTcggagacagactgaagctggacagtcaaactggatctctgaccatcacaaacatcacaactcAACACGCTGGACTCTATAAAGTAGAGATAAGTGGAGCAAGATCATCATCAAAAACATTCATTGTTTCTGTCTATG CTCTTctgcctgttcctgtcatcagcAGTAACTCTTCATCATCATGTTCTTCATcttcatattgttcattgttgtgttcagtggtgaatgtgggtcatgtgactctctcctggtacaaaggaaacagtttattgtccagcatcagtgtgtctgatctcagcatcagtctctctctacctctggaggtggaatatcaggataaaaacacctacagctgtgtgctcaacaatcccatcagcaaccagacgaGACATCTGAACATCACTCAACTCTGTCATGCATGTGAAG ATCAGAGCCTACCATTATTGTACAAAGTGTTGATTTCTGCTGCTGGATCTCTGTTGGTTGTAGCTGCAGTCGTGATGTGCTGCATCTGCAAGAAACTTAGAAAAATTGACAGAGAAG TTCAGACGTGTGAAGAAATGATCACTTATGCTGAGCCAATGTTCATCAAAAGAAAAGCACAAATG
- the LOC131529706 gene encoding SLAM family member 5-like, with protein sequence MEGDSVTLHTDVTETYEGANILWKFGAEKSMIAEISGVYGIFTSDVPDGRFRDRLKLDSKTGSLTITNITTEHAGLYEVQISGITQPSNKYILKKINHTIFVYARLPAPNITRNFSQNLSPSSQQNCSLLCSVVNERNLSLSWYKGNSLLSSISVSDLSISLSLPLEVEYQDKNTYSCVLNNPISNQTTHLDICELCHTCADQGLPLSYIVLISAAAGSLLIVVSVVMCCICKKHRKTVEIQEEDRTGSALCKPATRKTKSKAEHVYENIPKKR encoded by the exons atggagggagattctgttACTCTACACACTGATGTTACTGAAACATATGAAGGCGCTAACATACTGTGGAAATTTGGAGCTGAAAAATCTATGATAGCAGAAATCAGTGGAGTTTATGGAATCTTCACATCTGATGTTcctgatgggagattcagagacagactgaagctggacagtaaaactggatctctgaccattaCAAACATCACAACTGAACACGCTGGACTCTATGAAGTACAGATAAGTGGAATAACACAGccatcaaataaatacattttaaaaaaaatcaaccatACAATTTTTGTCTATG CTCGTCTGCCAGCTCCTAACATTACCAGAAATTTTTCACAAAATCTTTCACCATCATCACAgcagaattgttcattgttgtgttcagtggtAAATGAGAGAAATTTGagtctctcctggtacaaaggaaacagtttattgtccagcatcagtgtgtctgatctcagcatcagtctctctctacctctggaggtggaatatcaggataaaaacacctacagctgtgtgctcaacaatcccatcagcaaccagaccaCACATCTGGACATCTGTGAACTCTGTCACACATGTGCAG ATCAAGGCCTACCTTTATCGTACATAGTGTtgatttctgctgctgctggatcTCTGTTGATTGTAGTTTCAGTCGTGATGTGTTGCATCTGCAAGAAACATAGAAAAACAG TTGAGATCCAGGAGGAAGACAGAACTGGTTCAGCATTGTGTAAACCAGCAACAAGAAAAACG AAATCAAAGGCGGAACATGTGTATGAAAATATACCCAAAAAACGATGA
- the LOC131529705 gene encoding uncharacterized protein LOC131529705 isoform X3 translates to MKFFILVTVLVSQIGVVADSVLVSVMEGDSVTLHTDVKANQQEKIKWFFNDTRIAQIGDLSKTCTDVQCNKDTERFRDRLKLDNQTGSLTITNITITDSGLYKLQIISSSSMSEKVFRVIAQETDKTKTKTVNEGESVTLDPGVIKNTNDLMTWYFNDTLIAEIARDPSKISTDGDFEDADGRFRDRLKLDHQTGSLTIMNITNTDSGLYHLEIIANSSSIRRQYSIRIIIEKSHSGTGSGGLVLLFITGVCVGVLVFWWLQV, encoded by the exons ATGAAGTTCTTCATTTTAGTCACGGTGTTGGTTTCACAGATTG GTGTTGTTGCAGACAGTGTTTTAGTGTctgtgatggagggagattcagtcacttTACACACTGATGTTAAAGCAAACCAACAAGAAAAGATTAAATGGTTTTTTAATGACACTCGCATAGCGCAAATCGGTGATCTCAGTAAAACCTGTACAGACGTCCAGTGTAATAAAGACACTGaaagattcagagacagactgaaactggacaatcagactggatctctgaccatcacaaacatcacaatcacagactctggactctataaactacagatcatcagcagcagcagcatgagTGAAAAAGTCTTTCGAGTCATTGCTCAGG AGACGGATAAAACGAAGACCAAGACAGTGAACGAGGGAGAATCTGTCACTTTAGATCCTGGtgtaataaaaaacacaaatgatttGATGACGTGGTATTTTAATGATACTCTCATCGCTGAAATTGCTAGAGATCCCAGTAAGATCTCTACAGATGGGGACTTTGAAGATgctgatgggagattcagagacagactgaagctggatcatcagactggatctctgaccatcatgaacatcacaaacacagactctggactttatcaTCTTGAGATCATTgccaacagcagcagcatccGTCGTCAGTACAGCATCAGAATCATCATCGAAAAGAGCCATAGTGGGACTGGCTCTG GTGGGCTTGTGTTACTGTTTATTACAGGAGTATGTGTTGGTGTGTTGGTGTTCTGGTGGTTGCAGGTGTAA
- the LOC131529705 gene encoding uncharacterized protein LOC131529705 isoform X2: MHVSRYLAHQRRLQRMACRRSKGCNGVVADSVLVSVMEGDSVTLHTDVKANQQEKIKWFFNDTRIAQIGDLSKTCTDVQCNKDTERFRDRLKLDNQTGSLTITNITITDSGLYKLQIISSSSMSEKVFRVIAQETDKTKTKTVNEGESVTLDPGVIKNTNDLMTWYFNDTLIAEIARDPSKISTDGDFEDADGRFRDRLKLDHQTGSLTIMNITNTDSGLYHLEIIANSSSIRRQYSIRIIIEKSHSGTGSGVCVGVLVFWWLQV, translated from the exons ATGCACgtttcaagatatttggctcaccaaagaagattacaaagaatggcttgccggagatccaaaggatgtaatg GTGTTGTTGCAGACAGTGTTTTAGTGTctgtgatggagggagattcagtcacttTACACACTGATGTTAAAGCAAACCAACAAGAAAAGATTAAATGGTTTTTTAATGACACTCGCATAGCGCAAATCGGTGATCTCAGTAAAACCTGTACAGACGTCCAGTGTAATAAAGACACTGaaagattcagagacagactgaaactggacaatcagactggatctctgaccatcacaaacatcacaatcacagactctggactctataaactacagatcatcagcagcagcagcatgagTGAAAAAGTCTTTCGAGTCATTGCTCAGG AGACGGATAAAACGAAGACCAAGACAGTGAACGAGGGAGAATCTGTCACTTTAGATCCTGGtgtaataaaaaacacaaatgatttGATGACGTGGTATTTTAATGATACTCTCATCGCTGAAATTGCTAGAGATCCCAGTAAGATCTCTACAGATGGGGACTTTGAAGATgctgatgggagattcagagacagactgaagctggatcatcagactggatctctgaccatcatgaacatcacaaacacagactctggactttatcaTCTTGAGATCATTgccaacagcagcagcatccGTCGTCAGTACAGCATCAGAATCATCATCGAAAAGAGCCATAGTGGGACTGGCTCTG GAGTATGTGTTGGTGTGTTGGTGTTCTGGTGGTTGCAGGTGTAA
- the LOC131529705 gene encoding uncharacterized protein LOC131529705 isoform X1, translating into MHVSRYLAHQRRLQRMACRRSKGCNGVVADSVLVSVMEGDSVTLHTDVKANQQEKIKWFFNDTRIAQIGDLSKTCTDVQCNKDTERFRDRLKLDNQTGSLTITNITITDSGLYKLQIISSSSMSEKVFRVIAQETDKTKTKTVNEGESVTLDPGVIKNTNDLMTWYFNDTLIAEIARDPSKISTDGDFEDADGRFRDRLKLDHQTGSLTIMNITNTDSGLYHLEIIANSSSIRRQYSIRIIIEKSHSGTGSGGLVLLFITGVCVGVLVFWWLQV; encoded by the exons ATGCACgtttcaagatatttggctcaccaaagaagattacaaagaatggcttgccggagatccaaaggatgtaatg GTGTTGTTGCAGACAGTGTTTTAGTGTctgtgatggagggagattcagtcacttTACACACTGATGTTAAAGCAAACCAACAAGAAAAGATTAAATGGTTTTTTAATGACACTCGCATAGCGCAAATCGGTGATCTCAGTAAAACCTGTACAGACGTCCAGTGTAATAAAGACACTGaaagattcagagacagactgaaactggacaatcagactggatctctgaccatcacaaacatcacaatcacagactctggactctataaactacagatcatcagcagcagcagcatgagTGAAAAAGTCTTTCGAGTCATTGCTCAGG AGACGGATAAAACGAAGACCAAGACAGTGAACGAGGGAGAATCTGTCACTTTAGATCCTGGtgtaataaaaaacacaaatgatttGATGACGTGGTATTTTAATGATACTCTCATCGCTGAAATTGCTAGAGATCCCAGTAAGATCTCTACAGATGGGGACTTTGAAGATgctgatgggagattcagagacagactgaagctggatcatcagactggatctctgaccatcatgaacatcacaaacacagactctggactttatcaTCTTGAGATCATTgccaacagcagcagcatccGTCGTCAGTACAGCATCAGAATCATCATCGAAAAGAGCCATAGTGGGACTGGCTCTG GTGGGCTTGTGTTACTGTTTATTACAGGAGTATGTGTTGGTGTGTTGGTGTTCTGGTGGTTGCAGGTGTAA
- the LOC131529659 gene encoding uncharacterized protein LOC131529659: MVRFFSTLYVFLLHGFLCDDAGEVSVSVTEGDSVTLHTGIKENQQDRIRWYFNGIRIAQINGDLSKTCTDVQCNEGTERFRDRLKLDHQTGSLTIMNITNTDSGLYQLEILSNSSISKHIFSVSVRGVYAVETNEMKMNSVKEGKNITLDTGVIIDRNDLLMWYFNDIRLAYITGGPEIWKSPRSFSSRLQLNYQTGSLNITNIKTTDSGLYKLEITNSSCNNPLLSISSSRVKRFHVSVNGVSDSGLSSAAVAGICVAAVAAAVVLLVAGALIYHRCRTSTYGQANNNEVNHDRDATNYQIQMEASREERNETGSGNDTSLNRHSDE, translated from the exons ATGGTCAGATTTTTTTCCACACTATATGTTTTTCTCCTGCATG GATTTCTTTGTGATGATGCAGGTGAAGTGTCAGTGTCAGTGacggagggagattcagtcactctacaCACTGGTATTAAAGAAAACCAGCAAGACAGAAttagatggtattttaatggTATTCGTATTGCTCAAATCAATGGAGATCTCAGTAAGACCtgtacagatgttcagtgtAATGAAGGtactgagagattcagagacagactgaagctggatcatcagactggatctttgaccatcatgaacatcacaaacacagactctggactttatcaATTAGAGATCCTCAGCAACAGCAGCATAAGTAAACATATCTTCAGTGTTTCTGTTCGTG GTGTGTATGCTGTAGAGACAAATGAAATGAAGATGAACTCAGTGAAGGAGGGAAAAAACATCACGTTAGATACTGGTGTAATAATAGacagaaatgatttattgatgtggtattttaatgatattcgcCTTGCTTATATCACTGGAGGTCCAGAAATCTGGAAATCTCCTCGGAGTTTCAGTAGCAGACTGCAGCTGAATTATCAAACTGGATCTCTCAACATCACAAACATTaaaaccacagactctggactctATAAACTAGAGATCACCAACAGCAGCTGCAACAACCCTTTGCTGAgcatcagcagcagcagagtCAAGAGATTTCATGTTTCAGTTAATG GTGTTTCAGATTCAGGTCTGTCTTCAGCTGCTGTAGCAGGAATATGTGttgctgctgttgctgctgctgttgttctGCTGGTGGCTGGTGCTCTAATTTACCATCGCTGCAGAACTAGCACCTATGGACAAGCAAATAACAATG AGGTGAATCATGACAGGGATGCGACTAATTATCAGATACAGATGGAGGCCAGTCGAGAGGAGAGGAATGAAACAGGATCAGGAAATGACACAAGCTTAAACAGACACTCTGATGAATAA